A single Nitrospirota bacterium DNA region contains:
- a CDS encoding TIGR00730 family Rossman fold protein → MFHKNSNRNSTLHFTRTNGPVDDAIDSLIGLARNVEYPDLVREMILAALKVGQEGNDRAHLKLMNTTMKEMRFTGKVFGPYRTVRKVTVFGSARTQPDEPIYKIACEFGKKLADTGYMVITGGGGGIMQAVNEGAGPDHSFGVNISLPFEQKPNPVLAGNPRLITYKYFFNRKVAFLKEADAVALFPGGFGTLDEAMETLTLLQTGKHTPLPLVLIDEPGEGTYWKRFLMFLKEELRAEGYITDTDFNLFECVESVDAAVERIKCFYKRYHSLRYIDKKLVIRLTTVITPSNIQELTRRFADILLPGGGMCLSDALDEEADEPEMEHLPRLVVDYNLKDFGRLRNLIDEINNC, encoded by the coding sequence ATGTTTCATAAAAATTCAAATCGCAACAGTACGCTGCACTTCACAAGGACCAACGGCCCGGTCGATGACGCTATTGACAGTCTGATCGGCCTTGCACGCAATGTCGAATATCCAGACCTTGTACGCGAGATGATCCTGGCTGCCCTGAAGGTTGGACAGGAGGGCAATGACAGGGCCCACCTGAAACTCATGAACACCACCATGAAGGAAATGAGGTTCACCGGAAAGGTATTCGGGCCCTATCGCACCGTGCGGAAGGTCACGGTCTTTGGTTCCGCCCGCACACAGCCTGATGAGCCTATTTATAAAATAGCTTGTGAGTTTGGAAAGAAGCTCGCCGACACAGGATACATGGTCATTACCGGCGGCGGGGGCGGCATCATGCAGGCAGTCAATGAAGGCGCCGGGCCTGATCACTCCTTTGGCGTGAATATCTCCCTCCCGTTTGAGCAGAAACCAAATCCCGTGCTCGCAGGCAATCCCCGCCTTATAACGTATAAATATTTCTTCAACCGGAAGGTCGCCTTTCTAAAAGAGGCGGACGCGGTCGCGCTTTTTCCCGGCGGCTTCGGCACGCTTGATGAGGCCATGGAAACCCTCACACTTCTGCAGACAGGGAAGCATACTCCCCTGCCGCTCGTGCTGATCGATGAGCCGGGAGAAGGGACTTACTGGAAACGTTTTCTAATGTTTCTTAAAGAAGAGCTGCGGGCGGAAGGATATATCACCGATACTGACTTTAATCTTTTTGAGTGCGTTGAGTCCGTAGACGCCGCGGTTGAACGTATCAAATGTTTTTACAAGCGCTATCACAGCCTGCGTTATATTGATAAAAAGCTGGTCATAAGGCTTACTACTGTTATCACTCCCTCAAACATTCAGGAGCTGACCAGGCGCTTTGCCGACATACTCTTGCCGGGCGGCGGCATGTGCCTTTCTGATGCCCTTGATGAAGAAGCGGATGAGCCTGAGATGGAGCATCTGCCGAGACTGGTAGTTGATTATAACCTCAAGGACTTCGGACGCCTGAGAAACCTCATCGACGAGATCAATAACTGCTGA
- a CDS encoding L-seryl-tRNA(Sec) selenium transferase, with protein MTIQEQLSQLPSVDECLKSVYGEKWLSSYARKTVLRAIREVIESKREEILSGANADVTIDAISRDIETAIKKHSAYKLRPIINATGIVIHTNLGRSILSDKAIEHITTTARSFSNLEYEISTGKRGKRYSHIKDIIRELTGAEDAVVVNNNAAAVLICLDTFAKGKEVIVSRGELVEIGGSFRIPEVMKASGAILREVGTTNKTHLADYENALCGNTALLLKVHQSNYKVIGFTEEVPIEKLLKIGKEYKIPVVDDLGSGCMISLEKYGVHGEPTVQEVVKTGADIVTFSGDKLLGGPQAGIIIGKEKLIQKIQKNPLLRAMRIDKMTLASLETTFMQYLDEEKAMKEIPTLRMMTEPVEIIKKRAKKIFTSLKEIAGKADLAVVPDESQAGGGSLPEINFPTFAVSIKPSGISVNSLEKKLRLGDPPVIARIKGNALLIDARTIQDGEVKDLVKCVIAAL; from the coding sequence ATGACAATTCAGGAGCAGCTTTCACAATTGCCTTCCGTTGACGAATGTTTAAAGAGCGTGTACGGTGAGAAGTGGCTTTCCTCCTACGCGAGGAAGACGGTCCTGCGCGCGATCAGAGAGGTAATTGAATCAAAGCGCGAAGAGATATTAAGCGGCGCAAATGCCGACGTGACAATTGACGCCATTTCACGGGACATTGAGACCGCGATCAAAAAACATTCCGCCTACAAGCTCAGGCCGATTATAAACGCAACCGGCATTGTCATCCATACCAATCTCGGCAGGTCGATCTTATCTGACAAGGCAATTGAACATATAACTACAACCGCCCGGAGCTTTTCAAACCTCGAATATGAAATTTCCACAGGCAAGAGGGGCAAGAGGTATTCGCACATAAAAGATATCATCAGGGAATTGACCGGCGCGGAAGACGCCGTTGTTGTCAACAATAATGCCGCGGCAGTTTTAATTTGCCTTGACACATTCGCGAAGGGGAAAGAAGTCATTGTGTCGCGCGGGGAGCTTGTGGAGATAGGCGGTTCATTCAGGATACCAGAAGTGATGAAGGCGAGCGGGGCGATACTGAGAGAGGTCGGTACAACGAACAAGACCCATCTTGCCGATTACGAAAATGCCCTGTGCGGCAACACCGCCCTTTTGTTAAAGGTGCACCAGAGCAATTATAAGGTGATCGGCTTTACCGAAGAAGTCCCGATTGAAAAGCTGTTGAAGATCGGAAAAGAATATAAGATACCGGTTGTAGACGACCTCGGCAGCGGGTGCATGATCAGCCTCGAAAAATACGGCGTGCACGGAGAGCCGACTGTGCAGGAAGTTGTTAAAACAGGAGCTGACATCGTGACATTCAGCGGAGACAAACTCCTGGGCGGACCGCAGGCGGGCATCATCATCGGTAAGGAAAAACTTATTCAAAAGATCCAGAAGAACCCTTTGCTCCGGGCAATGAGAATAGACAAGATGACCCTCGCTTCGCTTGAAACCACATTCATGCAGTATCTCGATGAGGAAAAGGCGATGAAGGAGATCCCCACGCTCAGGATGATGACGGAGCCTGTTGAGATAATCAAAAAGAGGGCGAAGAAGATCTTTACATCCCTGAAAGAGATTGCCGGTAAGGCCGATTTAGCTGTTGTCCCTGACGAATCACAGGCCGGCGGCGGCTCTCTGCCGGAGATAAACTTCCCGACCTTTGCCGTATCAATAAAGCCGTCAGGCATTTCCGTAAACTCATTAGAGAAAAAGTTGAGGCTCGGCGATCCGCCGGTGATCGCGAGGATCAAAGGTAACGCGCTTCTTATTGACGCAAGGACGATCCAGGACGGGGAAGTGAAAGACCTGGTGAAATGCGTAATTGCGGCGCTCTGA